Genomic window (Pelodiscus sinensis isolate JC-2024 chromosome 17, ASM4963464v1, whole genome shotgun sequence):
CTTGAGTTATTAGCCCCCTCTCTTAATTGGAGATTCAAAGTGCTGTTGTAGGATAAGTAGTTTTTTATTTCAGTGTGGCATTACTCTGTGTATTCAGAGATTCCTAATAGTCTATTCTTGAACATCTCAGgtgggtagccttgttagtctgtaactgaaaaaacttaaacaatgaaagaagccggttgtgcccacgaaagctcgtgatactaccTACATTTTTGGATaatctctaaggcagtggtccccaacacggtgcccgcgggtgccatggctcctgccggggcatttgtgtgcgcccgccgaaaacctgggctggccccgcccccggcgcactggaggcgcctgGTGCACAGTgcttgggcggccccagccccaggggacatgcgggtgcgcggcgctggtgccggccccgggtgcgcgggcccacggcacaaggcgctcgggcggccccagccctggcgcaCATgctggcgccgggtgcaagggcatccctgcccctggcgcgccccaggacgcgcggccccgccccgggcgcccagcgcgtgagtggctccaccccccgggcgcccagcgcgtgagtggcaccgcccccgggcgcccagcgcgtgagtggccccgcgcccgggagcctctaaaggttggggaccactgctctaaggtgctgcaggaccatttgttgcttAAGTTTATCCTTGAACATGTTAGTGGCATAGGGAAACTGATGCTCCAGTGGCATGGTAGTTAGTGCGGGTCTGTCGTCATGGACCAAATGGAACCCTCTGCTGCAGTGAGAAAACAATGTTCTGCTTCTTTTGCAGGCAAACCTGCAGACAATGATGTTAAGCTCGGAGCTCTGAAACTGAAACCAAATACGAAAATCATGATGATGGGAACTCGTGAAGAGAGTTtggtaaacattttctttttgaacATTTGTTTCTGTaaaattgtaaactcttttgtcATATGTTTCCTAAGTATGACTGAGATTCTAGTGTTCCAGTGACAAGTTAGTGTAAAATAATGGCACCATATCAACTTCCTGCTCCTGCCTTGTATGTAAAATGAACTTGCCTGTAGAACTGTAATAAATTTTCGCATGTTATAATTGCTGTAATAAGTCATAAGTATAAGCCCTGTTTCGTGTGGTTAACATCTATCAAAAGTTTCTCAAATTGTGCCATTGTTAACGTGAAAATTATATAAATTAAGCAGTTTTATCTTTCTCTGGTAACGTGTTGTAATAGAGTTCTGCAATCctgtgtgtttattttaatgctgcttttttttcatcCTTCTAGGAGGATGTCCTCGGACCACCTCCTGACAATGATGACGTTGTCAATGATTTTGATATTGAAGAGGAAGTTGTTGAAGTAGAAAATAGGTGAGTTGTAGCTATTTTAAGAAAAGATTGCAGTGTTGCTGAATCTTTAATCCTCATGTTAACGATAACTGTTTGTACTCTTGTATTAGGGAAGAAAACCTATTAAAAATTTCCCGCAGAGTTAAAGAGTACAAAGTGGAAATTCTGAATCCTCCTAGGGAAGGGAAAAAGCTGTTGGTACTAGATGTTGATTACACACTGTTTGGTAAGTTATGGAACTTACTTCTTAAAGAAGTTAGTCTATTCAGTAATTACTGTGTTAGGCTTTGATAGGTTTTTTCCCCTTACAAGTCACGTTTTGTAACTTTTGTTTGTGTCACTACATTGCTACCTTGTACTCTTGGTTTTTGTGTTTTGTCTGGCATTGCTACAGTTTTAAAGATAACCTTGTACTTTATCAACATTGAATACATTGGATTTGAAGTAGAAATGCATTAATATGCTAAACAGAGATGCAgagaagtttggggggaggaggtgtcaaATTTATATTTACATcctatttttgcttttctttgctATCCTAGGCATTGAGGTgtcactgaagggaaaaacaattatttttaaaattctaaagtTAACCTGTAGGTGATCAGGTTTCTCTTTTAGGGAAGAGGAGATTAGGTCTGtgttgggaccagttctgttccgtatcttcatcaacgacttagatgatggcatagaaagtacgcttattaagattgcagatgataccaagcttggaggggttgcaactgttttggaggataggtgtcaattcaaaatgatctggagaaatggtctgaggtaaataggatgacattttaataaggacaaatgcaaagtactccacttaggaaggaacaacccatttcacacacacagaatgggaagtgactgtctaggaagcagtactgcataaagggatctagggatcatagttgaccacaaggtaaatatgagtcaacggtgtgacactgttccaaaaaaagcaaatgtgatcatgggctgcattaataggagtgttgtgagcaagacacaagaagtcattcttccactctgctctgtgctgattaggcctcagttggaggattgtgtccaattctgggcaccacattcaagaaagatgtggagaaattggagaaggtccagagaagagcaacaaaaatgatggaagGCCTAGAAAACacaagctatgagggaaggctgaaggaattgggcttgtttagtttggaagagagaagacagagaggacgtgatagcggttttcaagtatctaaaaggatgtcagaaggaggaggggggggaattgttctggcttctgaggacaggacaagaagcaatgggcttaaactgcagcaagggaggtttaggttgaacattaggaaaaacttcctgcctgtcagggtgattaagcactggaataaattgcctaggggggttgtggaatctccatcactggagaccttgaagagcaggttggacagacacttgtcaggaatgatctagatggtgcatggtcctgccatgagcgcagggcactggacttgatgatctctcaagatcccttcctgttcaaggattctatgattctcatgGAGTTTTGAAACACCCATCCATAAAACATTGCATATGAAAACTACCAAAATGGTTTCTCTGAAAGATCATCCTTTTCTTATGTCATCACAGACTGTATTGCGATACGGGGGCATTTTGGAGTTTGGCTCTAAACCTCAACCAAACATCTTTCTGTCTCCAGCCCCCCGAAATTGTGTGTGTGATGAGTGTAATCTGGCATCAGAATTCAAATCATGAGAGAGACCATGAGTTGAAGGTGTGGAATTAATAAGGAGAGGCTTCTCAGGAAGGCATTTTCTAGAGGGCAGACTACTATGTATATGTGTTTTCAGTAAGAATAAATAAGGTGCATACATGGTGACTAATCCTGCCTTTTGAAAGAAGGGAGACAAAGTGGACTTGTGGTTAGGTTCCTCCAGATAGTCGGACTGTGTTGAATTTttggctttgccacagacttcctaaGAGGTGCAGGCAAGAGACTGTCTCTGCTTTAGTTCCCAGTGTGGGGACATTGCTTTGCTGTATAATAGGGTTTAGGAGAAGTGTTTTTTGAGATGCTGGGGTGCTTCATTGATGGGGATCGTATAGGAATCAGACTTAACAAAAAAATGCTAAACTAATAATTAATTTTTTCTTCTCAGACCACAGGTCATGTGCAGAAACTGGGATAGAGTTAATGAGGCCATACCTTCACGAATTCCTGACATCTGCATATGAAGATTATGATATTGTAATTTGGTGTAAGTTATTTACTGTACCAAATGAAGATCCTGTAAATTGTTTGGCCTGTAAAATGCTGCAGTAGAGATGGTAAATGTAATTGCAGCTTTTGCTGTGTACAGTCAGTCCCCGACTTactcggatccgacttatgttggatccgcacttaacaaacggggcttttctcgccccggagctcacgggcggcgggtcgccacccgtgtcctccggggcgagaaaagtttctcccggtctccttggtctgctgggggggtccagcaaagccgctggacccccccagcagaccagggacacccgagcaaagctgctgcctgggcggctttgctcccgggcaaatgagcaaagccgcccaggcggcggctttgctttgggtgtccctggtttgctgggggggtccagcggctttgctggacccccccagcagaccagggggacaggagcaaagccgcccaggcggtgggggtcccgccgcctgggcggctttgctcgggtctccctggtctgctggggggggagggggcgcagctagtgcgccctccccccccccccccccccccagcagaccaggcttttgttgcgggacgcctcgggtagagcagctggggtgctgccgggttggttctgtgggaacctaccgggcagcgccccagctgttctgtcccaggctccagattcagcagctgttgaaactgatcaggctgattccaggaagctgggggcagagcaactctgcctcaggcttcctgtagtcagcccctggtcagtttcagcggcagcagctgaatctggagccagttccgacttacatacaaattcaacttaagaacaaacctatagtccctatcttgtacgtaacccggggactgcctgtattgtgaacCCCTATGCAATACCTTAATATTGGCTGTATTGCATTCCATCCTTGAGGGCACATCTACTACAGGGTcgaagctgaaataagctacactacttgagctatgtcagttgaaatagcttatttcgacttttggtgctgtctacacagcacgaagtccgaggtagagcactcgtcctccagcttccctgactCCTCGTATAATgtggattacaggagttggagtgagaagtcctccagctcaacgttattttgacattgtgtcgaaatagctgcttgtagtgtagatgcggagaATGTTATTTAggaatgttagttattccaaaataacactgctgtgtaaacgtgcCCTGAGTGAGTAGTCCATTCATGCTCGGTAGTGATTAggtctatttttaaaaagatggtaGATCTCATGTCACTAAGCACCATACACTGCCCTTACAAGTAAGTGAATGTGGTGTAGAAATGAACAGGGTATGAAATTAAGTGACTATTAATTTGTACAGCTGAACAAGTAATTGATGGAATTAAGCTGTATGTTAAGCATGGTGATGGGCATAGATCCCAAACCAGGCAATTGATAAAGTACCTAGCAACAGTGTGGAGCAGGAAACGAGCAAAAGTCTGTCTCCATTATTATGGGAAGGTCTGTCATCTGCCTTAAGACACCAGTTGGTTTCCTGTTTTCTAGCAGGTTGAGACTTGCCTCTAGCTGTCCTACagtctaattttttttatctAATTTTAATCCTATTACAGCAAGAGGGTTAATTTAACTTAATTACTCTGCCTTTTAAAGTATAGTAGCTTTTGATCTGACATAATATTTTTCAAGCTCAAAGAAATTAGTTTATTTCCTTTGTAAAATTATAGTTGAAACTAACTTGAGAACAGTGATGGAAGGAAAATGTAACGATTAAAGTTTAACAGTTTAACTTGCACCAAGCAGGCAAGTGTGATCTCTCAGAAGAACTGAAACTTTACCTCCCACTGGTTCATCTTGATACACTgtcctttttttctcttctccctttgtTTTAGCTGCTACTAATATGAAGTGGATTGAAGCTAAAATGAAAGTAAGTTATTTCTGGATATATTGTTTGTTTCTAGTATGTTGTCAGTATTTGGTAAATATAAGTTTGTAACTTTTAATCAGAGTTTGTTCAGCTGCAGTACTAGCAGTTAGGGAGTGTGGGAAGGGAAGTCAAAAGCTGTTTGGGTTTTCTAAAAGTTCAAAGTGTTTTAAAAACGGTCTCCCTCACGAAACCGAGGGTAACCCTAGACTTAGAATTCCGTACAAGGTTTTGCTGCAGTGTCTGTTAAATTTGCATACAGGAATGATACTGATGTGAGTCAGAAGCTCTCTCTATTTTGCCTCTTCACCGAACTCACTTAGATTTTTATAACTAATCACACAAactttttcagttttttcagAATTCTGTACTTCATTCTTGTTGGATAGGAGAGCAGACCTCTTTCTTTAGCATGTCTCTGTTCATCCCCAGCAGCTGATTCCTTCACAAATACAAACTTTGATTCCAATACACTGTAACTTACAGCAGTAAAACTTTCTCAGTCTGAAATTTCAATTCATCTTTTTGTTACCCAGGAGCTGGGAGTGAGTACAAATGCAAACTACAAGATAACCTTCATGTTGGACAGCGCTGCTATGATAACGGTGCACACTCCCAGGAGAGGGCTAATAGATGTAAGAATCATTTCGATTTTGTCGCTCAGTAGTTTCTTCCTTTTTAAACAGTAACATTTTCTTTTAGAATAGTTTGTGATTGGAGTCCCTGTATGTATTTAAATTTGTGTTGGGGATTTCACAGAAGAAAACTCTTAAATAACTGAAGTTAAGGTGTCCCTGGGAAGAACAATTTCGCTATATGTCAAAATGCTATGATGGTTCTTTGGTTATAATGGACAATGTGATTATCAGACAAAATAATAAATAAGGCTATTGGGAGAATATTCATTTAAATTAGAAGACAACTTTTCTTGATAGTGGCTATATTGAATCTGCTGAAATTACCAATATACATTATATCCAAAAGGATATAAGTGAAAAGTACAGTTGCGGTGCTGATTATATAATTTCCACATCTCTTGCAATCTTTACAGCATGTGTTTTTATCTCAGGTAACTCTTACAGACTTATATTTGCAGGTGAAGCCTCTTGGTGTTATATGGGGCAAATTTTCAGAGTTTTACAGCAAGAAAAATACGATCATGTTTGATGATATTGGACGAAACTTTCTAATGAACCCACAAAATGGACTAAAGGTAACTTTCAATTACCTGATTAACAAAGCAGCAACAAATGAAAGTAAATAATTGACTTCTTATagctgcttttttatttctttgctgTATTTTTAAACTAGTCTGAGTTGTTGATCAACAAAACACAATACTTATTCAATAGTTTAAATACAAAGAACAGCTATATGGATTAGTTGCTTTTTCGTTGTAAAGCAGATATACTAAATAGGGTGTTTTGATTCACTATTAGTCAAAACATTTAGACTAAAGTTGCATCATTTGTGCATATATGTTAAAATCGTTGTAGTGCCTAAAGATCACAATTAGGTTGGGCCCCACTTTGTCATTTATCCTGTTTGTATAGCACCAAGCAATCTCAGAAGTGTGCTTAATGGTCAGAAAATAACTCCATCAAATAGCGCCAGGGACTGGATTGGATGATGTCTCACAGTTCCtcccagagttgttgactcgagtcccgcGACTTgaacttaagtcgcctaggtgactcaacttgagactcgactcgggttcactGTTTATGACTTGAGACTCGAcatgagacttgctaattttgttaaatcgacttggtgaaaaaattgtccaaaaatgccgatattgatggcttgtacaaaagtgactggatttattttttaaattaagacttgagactcgactcgaaagtgactttaagGACTCGAGGCGCTACTTGAGACTTGAATTGTAGTCaattggacttgacaatgacgacttgaagacaaaaCTGGTtcctcccagttctagtattctagggtTCTATCTTGTTTCTGTACTATACCAGTAATGTGCCAATATAAAATGGCCCTGCTCCTATGAAATCAGTGGTCCTGCAGCAATGCAAGTTATCCAACACAGCAAAATTACCAACTGACTTCTGTTTCCAGACTCCTTGTTATTGGTGTTGATTTACTGACTAGAAAGCTGAAAGCTTGATTTTCAGATAAGGAGTTAAATTGCAGCGAGGAGAATAGTCTTAGGAAAGAAACAGGACTCCAAGATGATGTTTGCATGCAAACGTGATTGTTGAAATTGCGTGAAATGTGCAGTGGTTTGGGAAGCAGAAGCTTATCAGTGCGCTTTCAGTGAGGGGATTGCCAGATGATACTCCTCCAGGGCAGACTCCTAAGGGAAGTGCATGGCAAGATGCCGTTAGTAAAGTAGCAGGGAAGACTGGTGGTGGCTGCAATGAGGCACAGATATAACACATACCAAGCCTAAGGCAATTGTGAGCAAAACTATGTtaaaagccttctcttttcccAGGGAGGCTCTCATGTTAGTGAAATGTAAAaaccaatgaatagtcctgcagcaccttagagactaacaaaacatggagatgggatcctgagctttcgtgggcacagcccccttggaaagctcatgagaccatctacgtATTCTGTTAGTCTCtgtggtgctgtgctgcaggactattagttgtttttaagtttttccagttacaaacaaactcggctccccctctgaagctagtgAAATGTGTGTGTTGGAAGACAGATCTAGTTAAGATAACGCCACTAAGTTCAAGAGCTGGAAATGGCTCTTGCATCCCTTGTTGTAAAATCTATCCAGTTGCATTAGAAATTGAGACAGACTAGGGCAAATTGCTTGAATATTCAGTCTGAATAGGTGACTTGATGAAGTGTGAGACTGACAGAACGGTATAATTACTTGTTAGCGTGGGTACAGCCCAGACCATGTGGACAGCAAGACAAATGAAAGGTGATTGTTGAGGAAGGATGTTGGAGGTATGTGACTCAAGATCAGATTGTCAGCCTGAGGCAAAAGAATTTAATCAGCCAATCCACTCAGGCTTCCCTGAGTGCCCAAAAAACTTTCCATGGTGGGATCTGGACTGAGTGCCACAGCTTTTTTAAAGGGTCACAATCAACTCAGAATCAtttagttttttaacctttctgtTGTTCCAAGTAACACCAGAAATGCCTGTCACAGGGCTTCCACAGACACTtccttttcagttttattttctgcATTTAATGGTGCTCTGTGAACGGTTATTTTTACTTTGCCCCCCATAGCCCTTCTCTGGGGGCAGCTTTTCACAGAAAAacaggagagagaagaaagatTGGGAAATGCAACTAATGCCATACACAAACTGTCAGGAGAATTTGGGCAGATGCAATTCACTTGTATTTTTGTCCCTTTAACTCAGAAGTCAAATAACCCTTAATAGCTGCAGATTGAGCTGGGACTGAAAAGTACCTTAAGTTCTTGCTATAATTTTGTAACTGCTGTGGTGAAATGGCAACAGAGACAGACTGAAACCAGAGCAGTAACAATAGCGTTCTGCTGTGGGTAGATAAGGGACTTCCTATCTCTCCAAGAGACAGTTTTCTATAGAAACTTGTGGAAACGATCATTTAACTCTCAGTTCTGGACATCCAGGCTCCAGATTGCAAGTACGGTATGCATACAGCATAATCTAAGAATTTTAATGAGCTGAGCTTCAGATGGTAAGTGTTTCTTGACTAATGAGCCAGAAATTAATTATAAAGAGTgcctttcttggctcctgttttCAAAAAATGAGACAGCAAGAAATCGCTTTTCTAGTTGGCTTAATCATTTTCATGAAGGGTGAGATTTCTCTAGAAATAAAAGGTCTGTGCTGTATGATACTGGTTTGTGGACAGAATATTTTTGTGTAGATTTTTCTGGGATTTCTCTTTAAGTGAGTGGCAAGAACACCTTACATACTCTGCATAGTACACTCGCTTCACAAATAATAAGCATGTTGCTAAGTCACAAATAACCAACTGCAAGAGAATTGGCAGTGTGTTTATTTTAAGCAAATGTTTATACTTGTCTCTCGATAGATAAGGCCCTTTATGAAAGCACATTTAAATCGGGATAAAGACAAGGAGCTTTTAAAACTTACTCAGTACCTCAAAGAAATAGCGAAATTAGATGACTTTTTGGATCTGAACCACAAACACTGGGAAAGGTAAGAACTATGATATCCCCTTCCTTCcatttttcctcccccctcccccactgtgtcATTCTTTATAATTATCTGGCAGAAGAAACtgctattagggatgtgaatgtttaacccgTAACCCTCACTTTTAAccagtgaggcttaccagttacgGCTAACTAGTGGGGCAGCTagtggagcagctccccacctgccgcagacaggggctgctctggcatctccgctgtagcagcctctgtctgtagcaGACCTGGCTGGTGCAGCCTTGCTCCGTGGGTGCAGCTTCTGCGTGCTTGTTTCTAATCATTAACGAGGTTATGCTAtgctaggtcaaattacaaaggatgaacaaaacaaacaacacaagtataccagggcaaaattagaaaggccaaggcacaaaacaaaCTCAAATTAGTTACAGACATACAAGGTAACAACAAAACATTCTAcacatatattagaagcaagaggaagagcaaGGAGAGGGTAGATCCGTTTCTTTATGAAGAGGGAAAAGCAATAACAGAAAATagggaaatggcagaggtgcttaatgacatcctttttttggttttcaccaagaaggttggtagtGATTGGACACCTAACATAGAGAAAGAATGCCTGTCACATTGGggtaggccagtggtctccaacctttttacacccaagatcactttttaagtctcagaacaggtgaagatctactgccccaccccttccttgaagccccgcgtacattacatgaggaaatctaatgtaaatgtactgcacaggtgtgcagttcagagagggctcaagagctactcttagagcccctaagatctaccggtagatcgctatctactggttggtgaccacgggggtaggctgagaagcaaaaataagaaaagaacaagttaaaaattccttaCACAAGTTGGATGTCTTCGAGTCACTCAGGCCCTGATGAAAAATGcatcaaggagctgactgaggagatatttgAGCCGTTAGCtattatctctgaaaagtcatgtAATGCAGGAGAGATTTTGGAAGTCTGGAAAAGAGCAACtgtagtgcctatctataaaaagggaaatatggACAATCCGGGGAATCACAGACCTGTAAGcgtaacttctgtgccaggagagataatggagcaaataaataAGGAATCCAGTTGCAAACCTCTAGGAGATAAGTAACaactagcatggatttgtcaagaacaaatcaagcCAAATCAACAGGATCGCTTTCTTTGGTAGGCTAACAAGCCTTGTGTTTAAGGGGGAAGCTGTAGATGTGGTATAGCTAGACTTTGACATCAAAAGCGAAGTATCAGACACTTACAGTCCACTCTGTTAGCCCCCTTTAGCATGGATCCTTTcattgacagattttttttttttgtttctccaccccctctcccctctttctctgcttttttatttgtccctctgtgccccttgcctcattcatctgaagaagtgggttgcgtccatgaaagctcatgataccagctatatattttttgttagtctctaaggtgctacaggaccattttttaaagtttttagacTTTAGTAAatcatttgatacggtcttgcatgaccttctttttaaaaaactagggaaatacagcctagatggggctactataaggtgggtgcataactggctggataactagtCCCACGGGGTAGTAATCAATGGTTCACACTCACGCTGGACATACATAACTAGGGGGTTCTGCGGGGATCAGTTCTGGGGCTGGctccgttcaatatcttcatcagtgatttagatggtGACATAGAAAGTGCACTTATAAAGTCTGTGggtgatactaagctgggagggggtgtcaagtgctttggaagacagggtcaaaattcaaagtgatctggacaaagtggagaaatagtctgagatgAATTGGATGACATTCAAagaggacaaatgcagagtactaTTACAAAGAGCCTCctcaaattgttctccttgcttcttgtcctgtcctaaGAGgccaacgggcttaaactgcagcaagggaggtttaggttgaacagctggaaaaacttcctgcttgtcagggtggtgaaacactggaattaattgcccagggggattgtggaatctccatcatcggagatttttaagagcagaccAGGCTACCATCCCCTCTGCCACCAGCCTTCCTGCTgcctgactcccagccactggagctctctggcctgggaacaTCCAAGGTCCTGCTGGACTGtggaagttgctggaccagagagtcccagattttagagattCATCCTTCCCTCATTTTATTTTTGGTTCGAaatcatttgttttgtttctttcagGTACCTTTCAAAGAAACAAGGACAATAGCTTTAATAAACTCTTTGTGA
Coding sequences:
- the UBLCP1 gene encoding ubiquitin-like domain-containing CTD phosphatase 1, whose amino-acid sequence is MSLSIIIKWGGQEYSITSLSEDDTVLDLKQSLKGLTGVLPERQKLLGLKMKGKPADNDVKLGALKLKPNTKIMMMGTREESLEDVLGPPPDNDDVVNDFDIEEEVVEVENREENLLKISRRVKEYKVEILNPPREGKKLLVLDVDYTLFDHRSCAETGIELMRPYLHEFLTSAYEDYDIVIWSATNMKWIEAKMKELGVSTNANYKITFMLDSAAMITVHTPRRGLIDVKPLGVIWGKFSEFYSKKNTIMFDDIGRNFLMNPQNGLKIRPFMKAHLNRDKDKELLKLTQYLKEIAKLDDFLDLNHKHWERYLSKKQGQ